The Chryseobacterium oranimense genome contains the following window.
GAAAAGACGGCTCACTTCCACAAGGCTGCTCACGGGAGGATTTTGAAGGTTGATATATAAGTCACGGATTTTTCTAAAGTCTGGTGTTTTGGAAATATCGGTGATGAAAATTCCCAGCTTTATGATGTCCTTTCCTGTAGCTCCATATTCTTTAAGGATATATTCGATGTTTTTAAAAACCTGCTGAGTCTGTTTCTCAACATCGTTTCCTACAAGATTACCTGCAGCATCCAGCGGAACCTGTCCGGAGAGAAAAATCATTTTGGAAGTTCCGCAGTCAATGCTTGTCGATTGTGAAAGTCCTTTAAT
Protein-coding sequences here:
- a CDS encoding RidA family protein, which produces MKKIFILVFTEIFLFSFGQKKMSNVEYKSSAEVFTIKGLSQSTSIDCGTSKMIFLSGQVPLDAAGNLVGNDVEKQTQQVFKNIEYILKEYGATGKDIIKLGIFITDISKTPDFRKIRDLYINLQNPPVSSLVEVSRLFRDDVLIEVEATAVIKNK